A region from the Hydrogenimonas sp. genome encodes:
- a CDS encoding flagellar hook-length control protein FliK, with the protein MTSLSPMPLLAKLEELDTVSGKLPASEKDPGLFKELLQLLQSDEADPKSLQSLLDKLGKNLEKGVLEDEKRDGTIRKDGFRNNPVPPLQIDIDEEKFTKNTPASGEAGNSVAKGTEKRVASEKLSSIIPRQVQDYQRSGEGANEISAEKRVRYAGIVSAALLERSDKEREAVHDFRSSKDIKELIGLAERHGLKPLNIELTVEKPDKKENVPKNSVPLPSSVILQQTEHISGSAAGVLERLNKAEKPRLALGGTEKEQKGGLPLRQLPGSNEDTDRVNKKPAAGIEGGDTDLIKLLSGLERMVSKKAPISGVTDEDRVNAATDQLRQRTSGQNEIEPEIDDRPELGGIEQKAKAAEALSQKIADAKVTVRHFAQSLREQVENYKPPFTRMQLSLDPKDLGSVEVTLVSRGNNLHIQVHSNPTAIGVMATQGNELKSQLVSMGFTDVQMQFNMNQQKQGQRQWQNSDSGYLKSEEVPDFYESLEIIIPQYV; encoded by the coding sequence ATGACCTCTCTATCTCCAATGCCGCTGCTGGCGAAGCTAGAAGAGCTGGATACCGTTTCAGGCAAGCTGCCGGCATCCGAAAAGGATCCGGGGCTCTTCAAAGAGCTTCTACAGCTTCTGCAAAGCGACGAGGCCGACCCGAAGAGTCTTCAGTCGCTTCTCGACAAACTCGGGAAAAATCTGGAAAAGGGTGTTTTGGAAGATGAAAAAAGAGATGGAACCATCCGGAAAGATGGATTCCGTAACAACCCTGTTCCGCCTTTGCAAATAGATATCGATGAGGAGAAATTCACAAAAAACACTCCTGCTTCGGGAGAGGCTGGAAACAGCGTTGCAAAAGGTACGGAAAAGAGAGTTGCTTCGGAGAAACTCTCCTCCATAATCCCCCGGCAGGTTCAGGACTACCAGAGATCCGGCGAAGGTGCAAACGAAATCTCGGCCGAGAAAAGAGTACGTTATGCCGGCATCGTCTCCGCTGCTCTCCTTGAGCGGAGCGACAAGGAGAGGGAGGCGGTTCACGACTTCCGCAGTTCAAAGGATATTAAGGAGTTGATAGGTCTGGCCGAGCGCCATGGACTGAAGCCTCTCAACATAGAGCTTACGGTCGAAAAACCTGACAAAAAAGAGAATGTACCGAAAAATAGCGTACCGCTGCCTTCTTCGGTGATCCTTCAGCAAACGGAGCACATATCCGGTAGCGCAGCCGGGGTTTTGGAGCGCTTGAACAAAGCAGAGAAGCCTCGGCTGGCGCTTGGCGGAACGGAAAAAGAGCAAAAAGGCGGCCTGCCCCTACGACAGCTTCCGGGAAGTAACGAAGATACGGATAGAGTGAACAAAAAGCCTGCGGCGGGGATTGAGGGCGGAGATACCGACCTGATAAAGCTGCTCTCCGGACTGGAGAGAATGGTGTCAAAAAAGGCTCCGATTAGCGGCGTTACAGATGAAGATAGGGTTAATGCGGCAACGGACCAGTTGCGGCAGAGAACATCAGGCCAGAATGAAATAGAGCCGGAGATAGACGACAGGCCAGAACTCGGCGGTATCGAGCAGAAGGCAAAAGCGGCAGAGGCTCTGAGTCAGAAGATTGCCGATGCCAAAGTTACGGTACGCCATTTCGCGCAAAGCCTCCGGGAGCAGGTAGAGAACTACAAGCCCCCCTTTACGCGTATGCAGCTATCCCTTGATCCCAAAGACCTCGGAAGCGTAGAGGTGACGCTCGTAAGCCGTGGAAACAACCTTCATATCCAGGTCCATTCGAACCCGACCGCTATCGGTGTGATGGCTACGCAGGGCAATGAACTCAAAAGCCAGCTTGTATCGATGGGCTTTACCGATGTGCAGATGCAGTTCAACATGAATCAGCAGAAACAGGGACAGCGGCAGTGGCAAAACAGTGATAGCGGTTATCTCAAGAGTGAAGAGGTTCCTGATTTTTATGAATCTCTTGAAATTATAATCCCCCAATACGTATAA
- a CDS encoding flagellar basal-body rod modification protein FlgD yields the protein MDVTTTTSTITTTGTTDQVYNPDGVLGKDDFLQLLITELQYQDPTDPMDSDKILSQTSQLATLEAQTNTNETMKQISEAYMSTSQFNTIGAIGKIADVGNSDIRLDESGSTYFEIYFPEDAASGTLQITDSSGNIIKSVDLPSISSGVHPFEWDGTDSSGNRVDAGVYQVNVSYNTPDGEELTTRVGLYPIESVRFEEGEALLKLGSSYIPMQQVKEVYGE from the coding sequence ATGGATGTAACGACAACAACTTCGACTATTACTACAACAGGAACAACGGATCAGGTTTACAATCCGGACGGGGTGCTTGGAAAAGACGATTTTCTGCAGCTTCTCATAACCGAACTGCAATACCAGGATCCTACCGACCCGATGGATTCAGACAAAATTCTCTCCCAGACTTCACAGTTGGCTACGCTTGAAGCGCAGACCAACACCAACGAAACGATGAAGCAGATTTCCGAGGCCTACATGAGCACTTCCCAGTTCAATACAATCGGAGCTATCGGGAAAATAGCGGATGTCGGAAACAGTGACATAAGGCTGGATGAGAGCGGCTCTACATATTTTGAAATCTACTTCCCTGAAGATGCGGCTTCCGGAACCCTGCAGATCACAGACTCCTCCGGAAATATCATAAAATCTGTCGATCTTCCGTCAATATCATCCGGAGTACATCCCTTCGAATGGGACGGTACCGACTCTTCCGGAAACCGTGTGGATGCAGGAGTATACCAGGTAAATGTCTCCTATAATACACCGGACGGAGAGGAGCTTACCACAAGAGTGGGACTATACCCGATCGAATCTGTAAGGTTCGAAGAGGGTGAGGCACTGCTGAAGCTCGGTTCAAGCTACATTCCTATGCAGCAGGTAAAAGAGGTATACGGAGAGTGA
- a CDS encoding flagellar hook protein FlgE, producing MMRSLWAGVSGLQSHQVAMDVEGNNIANVNTTGFKYSRANFADLLSQTSKIATAPQGGLGGKNPMQIGLGTSIQNVSHIFSQGSVQNTDKNTDVAIQGDGFFIVSGDGGKTQKYTRAGDFKFDANGNFVDNNGYVVQGWVRDADTNQIDSTAPIQDINIPPGLTTPANATTYIQLKANLNSGDLIVNKAPTYSSADIAAGKNPDDFGVLFTGNGEAFNLQPPSGGVGGQGVKVSFDNGATTVLFRYTNDPAAVTDPTNVTDGSTNYFRTTEDLRRQLEDLAQTQSSTAAVTINDQGKFELSNSGAGGADLTITVDSIVDADTQENPLFTQAIGSLAGLLPADTTSVKLSQPIDAAVHSSSIDVFDSLGTKHTVRFDFRKTGFTATGGTSWTYTISVPQPGTIAGAIAPNENILEGGTIDFNSDGSLAQYNPPGITYTANNGSAPNQQIDFKFGTINGFDGITSYDSESSTAGISQDGFPGGDLVGIRIDQSGTLIGSFSNGRSFGLAQIAMAKFANNEGLMSDGGNIFIQSANSGDPIIGKANSGGRGFINSSSLEMSNVDLSRSLTQLIVVQRGYQANSKTITTSDQMLQTLLQLKQ from the coding sequence ATGATGCGATCACTATGGGCCGGCGTATCCGGACTGCAATCCCACCAAGTCGCGATGGATGTAGAGGGAAACAATATAGCCAATGTCAACACGACCGGATTTAAATACTCCCGTGCCAACTTCGCCGATCTTCTGAGTCAGACGAGTAAAATTGCTACGGCGCCTCAAGGCGGGCTCGGAGGAAAGAACCCCATGCAGATAGGGCTCGGCACATCCATTCAGAATGTCAGCCATATCTTTTCACAGGGCTCTGTGCAGAATACCGACAAAAATACGGATGTAGCCATTCAGGGTGACGGTTTTTTCATCGTAAGCGGGGATGGAGGAAAGACCCAGAAGTATACCCGTGCCGGCGATTTCAAGTTCGATGCCAACGGTAACTTCGTAGATAACAACGGGTATGTAGTACAGGGGTGGGTAAGAGATGCCGATACCAACCAGATAGATTCGACGGCCCCGATTCAGGATATCAACATTCCGCCGGGACTCACAACACCCGCCAATGCAACGACATATATCCAGCTAAAAGCTAATCTTAACTCCGGTGATCTTATCGTCAACAAAGCCCCGACATACTCTTCCGCAGATATAGCGGCCGGTAAAAACCCCGATGATTTCGGGGTCCTCTTTACAGGAAACGGGGAGGCATTCAACCTGCAGCCGCCTTCAGGAGGAGTCGGCGGACAGGGCGTAAAGGTCTCTTTCGACAACGGAGCCACAACGGTTCTATTCAGATATACCAACGACCCGGCGGCCGTAACCGACCCGACAAATGTCACGGACGGCAGTACGAACTACTTCAGAACCACAGAAGATCTTAGGCGTCAGCTCGAAGATCTCGCCCAGACACAGTCGTCAACGGCTGCAGTCACAATCAACGATCAGGGTAAATTCGAGTTGAGCAACAGCGGTGCAGGCGGAGCCGACCTTACAATAACCGTGGACAGCATCGTAGATGCAGATACGCAGGAGAACCCGCTATTCACACAGGCGATCGGCTCCCTTGCCGGGCTGCTTCCCGCAGATACCACCAGTGTAAAGCTGTCGCAACCGATCGATGCGGCCGTACACTCATCCAGCATCGATGTTTTCGACTCTCTCGGAACTAAACATACAGTCCGCTTCGACTTTAGAAAAACCGGTTTCACTGCAACCGGCGGAACATCCTGGACATATACGATTTCAGTTCCGCAGCCCGGAACCATAGCCGGAGCCATAGCACCAAACGAAAATATACTAGAAGGGGGAACCATCGATTTCAACTCGGACGGTTCACTTGCACAGTACAACCCTCCGGGCATCACCTACACGGCCAACAACGGCTCAGCTCCCAACCAGCAGATAGATTTCAAATTCGGAACGATAAACGGATTTGACGGAATCACCAGCTACGACTCCGAATCCTCGACCGCGGGAATCAGCCAGGACGGTTTTCCCGGCGGTGACCTGGTTGGCATCAGGATCGACCAGAGCGGTACTCTCATAGGCTCTTTCAGCAACGGCCGTTCATTCGGGCTTGCCCAGATAGCTATGGCTAAGTTTGCGAACAACGAGGGTCTGATGAGTGACGGAGGAAACATATTCATCCAGTCCGCCAACTCTGGAGACCCGATCATAGGGAAAGCCAACAGCGGCGGGCGGGGTTTCATAAACTCATCTTCTCTGGAGATGTCCAACGTCGACCTCAGCCGCTCCCTTACACAGCTGATAGTTGTACAAAGAGGCTATCAGGCAAACTCCAAAACTATAACCACTTCAGATCAGATGCTTCAGACACTTCTACAGTTGAAGCAGTAG
- a CDS encoding deoxyguanosinetriphosphate triphosphohydrolase produces the protein MRCTDRFNPAIADFRDPFARDRDRVIHTSSFRRLEYKTQVFINHEGDYFRTRLTHSLEVSQIARAVSNALGCHETLAETIALAHDLGHTPFGHVGGDTLDECLRESGNKNGFDHNFQSFRVVTRLEKRYAQFDGLNLTFATLEGILKHSYPYRKPFLTEWYDETFGLDFHPSMEAMIVDHADEIAYISHDIDDGIQYGLITFEDILENPLAAMIDEKVREEGLTRGTKLHRYRFVGMLISHLVTELIESSRRRVPDTKKILCRTVPADEPAPIAFEKGLSTQIKDLKKIMFKKLYRHERIVSKMHAGKECIKKLYAALTDDTDLLPGGYKERIGNEKTERVAADFIAGMSDRYALMRYREIYGLG, from the coding sequence CCAGCTCTTTCAGAAGGCTCGAGTACAAGACACAGGTCTTTATAAACCATGAAGGTGACTACTTCAGAACCAGGCTTACACACTCCCTGGAGGTGAGTCAGATTGCCCGGGCCGTATCCAATGCGCTCGGCTGCCATGAGACCCTTGCCGAGACTATCGCCCTCGCGCACGACCTGGGTCATACCCCTTTCGGGCATGTCGGAGGAGATACGCTCGATGAGTGTCTCAGAGAGAGCGGGAACAAAAACGGGTTCGATCATAACTTCCAATCTTTCAGGGTGGTTACAAGACTTGAAAAGAGGTATGCGCAGTTTGACGGACTCAATCTGACTTTCGCTACGCTCGAGGGGATTTTGAAACACTCCTACCCATACAGAAAGCCCTTTTTGACGGAGTGGTACGATGAGACGTTCGGGCTCGATTTTCACCCCTCCATGGAGGCGATGATAGTGGATCATGCCGACGAGATCGCATACATAAGCCATGATATAGACGACGGCATACAGTACGGCCTAATAACCTTCGAAGATATTCTGGAAAACCCGCTTGCGGCGATGATAGACGAAAAGGTAAGAGAAGAGGGGTTGACGAGAGGAACCAAACTTCACCGCTACAGGTTTGTAGGTATGCTCATAAGCCACCTCGTGACTGAGCTGATAGAGTCGAGCAGGAGGAGAGTGCCCGATACGAAAAAGATATTGTGCCGCACTGTTCCGGCCGACGAGCCGGCACCTATAGCTTTCGAAAAAGGGCTCTCCACACAGATCAAAGATTTGAAAAAGATAATGTTCAAAAAACTGTACCGTCACGAGAGGATAGTGAGCAAGATGCATGCGGGAAAGGAGTGTATCAAAAAGCTCTATGCCGCTCTGACCGACGATACCGATCTGCTTCCGGGCGGCTACAAGGAGCGGATTGGAAACGAAAAAACGGAGCGGGTGGCGGCCGACTTTATAGCGGGAATGAGCGACAGGTACGCTCTTATGAGGTACCGGGAGATTTATGGACTTGGGTGA
- a CDS encoding flagellar hook protein FlgE, with protein sequence MNVSFYNGVSGTKTHQSGIDIWGNNIANVNTVGYKSDIPEFSTIFAQSLTEGNGSPTSDQIGMGSRLSSTTTSMIQGTIQQSDNPLDLAIQGDGWFGVSGMNNRMFYTRNGVFSTNADGYIVDGYGNFLLGTSANNIGYTTDPEDPAKTIAVLNSSVDSVDLTSPEAQEKLQLPARMYYPPEATTKAEFKANLPVDYLPGQEFNTKAGLIAPDGSKHTLTVVYTKSENQPELGSAWEYRAYIDDEENPYSEVTGRLEFDEQGGLRTVPATFTIDNHGGSVEVTLGTSAYDGLVSIAGADIATSANADGFPEGYLNGYRIDQEANIIASFNNGRTSSIGKVAVFHFQNDQGLEKAGSNIYAPSSNSGPATFFKDADGNTVLGANVINNALENSNVNLATALTELIVMQKAFDASAKSITTSDQMIQKAINMKK encoded by the coding sequence ATGAATGTATCTTTCTATAACGGGGTATCGGGTACCAAAACACACCAAAGCGGTATAGATATATGGGGAAACAATATAGCCAATGTAAATACCGTCGGCTACAAATCTGATATTCCGGAGTTCAGTACCATTTTCGCACAGTCGCTTACGGAGGGAAACGGTTCACCGACAAGCGATCAGATCGGTATGGGTTCAAGGCTGAGCTCTACAACAACAAGTATGATTCAGGGTACTATCCAGCAGAGCGACAATCCTCTGGATCTTGCCATACAGGGTGACGGATGGTTCGGTGTGAGCGGTATGAACAATAGGATGTTTTATACGAGAAACGGAGTCTTCTCCACAAATGCTGACGGTTATATCGTGGATGGATACGGAAACTTCCTGCTAGGTACCAGCGCTAACAATATAGGCTATACGACCGATCCCGAAGATCCCGCAAAAACCATTGCCGTTTTGAACAGTTCGGTAGACTCTGTAGATCTCACTTCACCGGAGGCGCAGGAGAAGCTGCAGCTTCCCGCACGCATGTACTACCCGCCTGAAGCGACAACTAAAGCGGAGTTCAAAGCCAATCTTCCGGTAGACTATCTTCCGGGGCAGGAGTTCAATACCAAAGCCGGACTTATCGCACCGGACGGTTCAAAACACACCCTGACAGTAGTCTACACCAAAAGTGAAAATCAACCGGAACTGGGAAGTGCATGGGAGTACCGTGCCTACATAGACGATGAGGAGAATCCATACTCCGAAGTGACAGGTCGTCTGGAGTTCGATGAGCAGGGAGGATTGAGAACCGTGCCCGCTACATTCACCATCGACAACCACGGCGGAAGCGTGGAGGTGACACTCGGAACCTCCGCATACGACGGTCTTGTATCGATAGCCGGAGCCGATATTGCAACATCAGCAAATGCCGACGGCTTCCCGGAAGGATATCTGAACGGATACAGGATAGATCAGGAGGCCAATATCATAGCCTCCTTCAATAACGGGAGAACCAGTTCGATCGGAAAGGTAGCGGTGTTCCATTTCCAAAATGACCAGGGGCTTGAAAAAGCCGGTTCCAACATCTACGCTCCATCTTCCAACAGCGGTCCGGCAACCTTTTTCAAGGATGCCGACGGAAATACCGTTCTCGGTGCAAATGTCATAAACAATGCATTGGAAAACAGTAATGTCAACCTGGCTACCGCACTTACGGAGCTTATCGTAATGCAGAAGGCGTTCGATGCGAGTGCCAAAAGTATCACCACTTCCGATCAGATGATCCAGAAAGCGATAAATATGAAGAAGTAG